Proteins from one Sabethes cyaneus chromosome 2, idSabCyanKW18_F2, whole genome shotgun sequence genomic window:
- the LOC128738821 gene encoding luciferin sulfotransferase-like: protein MAFEYTEIEDPVYKATWQERNEDDYVLVRPTDCDQIPVTLPDWQPEPCCLNKRFKTLDQRIKDMDVRLDDVWLITYPKSGTTWCQEMIWLICNDLDYEQAAKDKLVRRFPFMEINGLRDLPPGIDCFQEVLSMQSPRFIKTHLPVGFLPDQIWTVKPRLVYVRRNPKAVAVSYYYHSVSLHGYRGTMDQFVRSFINELQYYSPYHRHVLEYYNLEYEDDMLHLCFEDMKKDLKGTLKQVCSFFNKSYSEEQLETLARHLSFESMKDNQAVNGQQWVEHCLKQTGMVDKLKDDNYKFIRRGESEGWKTELSAELAQQIDQWTERKVTDSEQISLFRYD from the exons ATGGCTTTTGAATATACCGAAATTGAAGACCCTGTGTACAAGGCTACCTGGCAGGAACGGAATGAGGATGATTACGTCCTGGTAAGACCGACGGATTGCGATCAAATTCCGGTGACACTGCCCGATTGGCAGCCGGAGCCATGCTGTCTGAATAAAAG ATTCAAAACTTTGGATCAGAGAATTAAGGACATGGACGTACGTTTGGACGATGTGTGGCTCATTACGTACCCGAAAAGTGGGACTACCTGGTGCCAGGAAATGATCTGGTTGATTTGTAATGACCTCGATTATGAGCAGGCAGCCAAGGACAAACTGGTTAGACGCTTTCCATTCATGGA AATTAATGGACTTCGAGATCTGCCTCCGGGAATTGATTGTTTTCAAGAGGTTCTCTCAATGCAATCGCCGAGATTTATTAAGACGCACCTTCCGGTAGGGTTTCTACCCGATCAAATATGGACCGTCAAGCCACGGCTGGTGTATGTGCGGCGGAATCCAAAAGCGGTAGCAGTTTCCTACTATTATCATTCCGTGTCGCTGCACGGTTATCGGGGAACGATGGACCAGTTTGTGCGATCGTTTATCAACGAGCTGCAGTACTATTCCCCTTATCATCGGCATGTGCTGGAATATTACAATCTAGAATATGAAGATGATATGCTTCATTTGTGCTTCGAAGATATGAAGAAG GATTTGAAGGGAACGCTGAAGCAGGTTTGCAGTTTTTTTAACAAGTCATACTCGGAAGAGCAGCTTGAAACACTGGCCAGGCATCTTTCGTTCGAATCGATGAAAGACAATCAGGCTGTCAACGGGCAGCAGTGGGTAGAACACTGCCTAAAGCAAACGGGAATGGTTGATAAGCTTAAGGACGACAACTACAAGTTTATTCGACGGGGAGAGTCCGAGGGGTGGAAGACGGAACTGAGCGCTGAACTTGCGCAGCAGATTGACCAGTGGACCGAACGGAAAGTCACCGATTCAGAACAAATCAGTTTGTTTAGATATGATTAG
- the LOC128733474 gene encoding nucleolar GTP-binding protein 2 translates to MPKVSSRSGPPRKMSTNKSKHSMNPERSTEGLKGVAKPRTKATIKRLQMYRNFKAKRDHRGKILTPAPFQGWVASGTVSRVEPSPKWFANSRVISQSSLQKFQDEMGKAVRDPYKVVMKPTELPITLLNETARYQRVHLLDTEGFETTFGPKVQRKKPALKVRDLEDLTRTAEESADRYDDSKDRDLERDNGGVRDQVREWIFAAGQSKRIWNELHKVIDSADVLLQVLDARDPMGTRSKYIEGFLKKEKPHKHLFFILNKVDLVPIWVTQRWVALLSKEYPTIAFHASLTHPFGKGALINLLRQIGKLHVDKKQISVGFIGYPNVGKSSVINALRSKKVCKVAPIAGETKVWQYITLMKRIFLIDCPGVVYPTAETDTEKVLKGVVRVELVSNPEDYIEDVLKRVRKEYISKTYGIAEWSSHIDFLEQLAKKSGKLLKKGEPDVPTVAKMMLNDWQRGRLPFYVPPEGFEIPNSASDQTETGATEDDQKSTFSGVTATPTIPESIKKGKQLFQIQDFRKIVVNLEFESEDVREIDKIDLELLEKLKQERMAEAKKKRKASGNEENENDEESSGISDFYSEDEYDEESGKVVHKSAKTKSSASSTATEKVQTKTASGNFTVADDDKPEGAKQPKLTAKQRRAAERASKRRKIGSNFYETHNVKNRNRNKKPAIPN, encoded by the exons ATGCCGAAAGTAAGTTCCCGCTCGGGTCCACCCCGTAAAATGTCGACCAACAAGTCGAAACACTCGATGAACCCGGAACGGTCGACCGAGGGCCTTAAAGGCGTGGCCAAGCCCCGTACCAAAGCTACCATCAAGCGGCTGCAGATGTACCGAAATTTTAAAGCCAAACGCGACCATAGAGGTAAAATTCTAACTCCCGCACCCTTTCAAGGATGGGTAGCCAGTGGAACCGTATCGCGAGTGGAACCATCGCCCAAATGGTTCGCCAATTCGCGTGTGATTTCGCAAAGCTCGTTGCAAAAGTTTCAGGACGAGATGGGCAAGGCGGTCCGTGATCCTTACAAGGTGGTAATGAAGCCGACCGAGCTGCCGATCACCTTGCTAAACGAAACCGCACGCTACCAGCGAGTGCATCTGTTGGACACCGAGGGTTTTGAGACCACTTTTGGCCCAAAGGTGCAGCGGAAAAAACCTGCCTTAAAGGTTCGTGATCTGGAAGATTTGACGCGAACGGCAGAGGAATCGGCGGACCGATACGATGACAGTAAGGATCGAGATTTGGAACGAGATAACGGAGGCGTGAGAGATCAG GTTCGCGAATGGATTTTCGCTGCTGGTCAGAGCAAACGAATCTGGAATGAGCTACACAAGGTGATTGATTCGGCGGATGTTTTGCTGCAGGTGCTGGATGCCCGCGACCCTATGGGGACACGGTCGAAGTACATTGAAGGATttttgaaaaaggaaaaaccacACAAGCATTTGTTTTTCATCCTGAACAAGGTGGATTTGGTTCCAATCTGGGTAACGCAGCGCTGGGTGGCTCTTTTGAGTAAGGAATATCCGACGATTGCTTTTCATGCCTCTCTAACACATCCTTTCGGTAAGGGAGCGCTAATTAATTTACTGCGACAGATTGGAAAGTTACATGTGGACAAGAAACAGATCAGCGTTGGTTTTATTGGCTATCCAAATGTGGGTAAATCGTCGGTTATCAATGCCCTACGAAGTAAGAAGGTCTGCAAGGTAGCTCCGATTGCGGGAGAAACGAAAGTTTGGCAGTACATTACTCTGATGAAGCGAATTTTCCTGATTGATTGCCCGGGAGTGGTTTATCCCACAGCCGAAACCGATACGGAGAAGGTTCTGAAAGGAGTCGTACGAGTCGAATTGGTCAGCAATCCGGAAGATTATATTGAAGATGTGTTGAAGCGAGTTCGAAAAGAGTACATTAGCAAAACTTATGGCATCGCGGAGTGGAGTTCACACATTGATTTTCTGGAGCAGCTTGCTAAAAAGTCTGGAAAACTTCTTAAGAAAGGAGAGCCGGATGTCCCGACGGTAGCGAAAATGATGCTTAATGATTGGCAGCGCGGGCGACTGCCGTTTTACGTTCCACCAGAGGGCTTTGAAATACCCAATTCCGCCTCGGATCAAACAGAAACAGGAGCAACTGAAGATGATCAAAAGAGTACTTTCTCCGGAGTTACCGCCACACCCACAATTCCAGAATCGATTAAAAAGGGTAAGCAATTGTTCCAGATTCAGGACTTCCGCAAAATTGTGGTCAATCTGGAGTTTGAGAGTGAAGACGTTCGTGAAATCGACAAAATCGATCTGGAACTGCTGGAAAAATTGAAGCAAGAAAGAATGGCAGAAGCAAAAAAGAAACGCAAAGCTtctggaaacgaagaaaacgaaaacgacgAAGAATCATCCGGTATTTCCGATTTCTACTCTGAAGATGAGTACGATGAAGAGAGTGGAAAGGTGGTTCACAAGAGCGCAAAAACTAAATCATCCGCCAGTTCTACGGCGACAGAAAAGGTTCAAACTAAAACCGCCAGCGGAAACTTTACAGTCGCCGATGACGATAAGCCGGAGGGAGCTAAGCAGCCTAAGTTAACTGCCAAGCAGCGAAGAGCAGCGGAACGAGCATCCAAGCGTAGGAAGATTGGTAGTAATTTCTACGAAACTCATAACGTTAAAAATCGTAACCGAAACAAAAAACCTGCTATTCCGAATTAa
- the LOC128733475 gene encoding phosphatidylinositol N-acetylglucosaminyltransferase subunit P, producing MAEHTPAPTPSRAIYGFFLYLLFQTLFILYVLWAFIPTDLLERFGLSYLPDKYFALFVPILVLVAVTLFAFLIYPALSLAMMPDMDDPSTVTDRFAIVRCRYKYPDRTVCGQKIDQPYEHSWAVKAFCSKHSIRVTTASDLRGSVRISNYCDCPEEEHCLLRKEPGHLAKLRTKQMVPAVADLNLAEVSRVLYRKRM from the coding sequence atggcggaacacacGCCAGCTCCGACGCCGTCACGTGCCATCTACGGGTTTTTTCTGTATTTGCTATTTCAAACACTTTTCATTTTGTACGTACTATGGGCCTTTATTCCAACGGATCTGTTGGAGCGATTTGGGTTGAGTTATTTGCCCGACAAATATTTTGCTTTGTTCGTACCAATTTTGGTGCTTGTGGCGGTAACATTGTTCGCTTTTTTGATTTATCCGGCACTATCGTTGGCTATGATGCCCGACATGGACGATCCATCGACCGTGACCGATCGGTTCGCTATCGTGCGCTGTCGATATAAATATCCCGATAGGACCGTTTGCGGACAGAAGATTGACCAACCATACGAACACAGCTGGGCGGTGAAAGCATTTTGCTCGAAACATTCGATACGAGTGACGACGGCTAGCGATTTGCGTGGCAGCGTAAGGATTTCCAACTATTGTGACTGCCCAGAGGAAGAGCACTGTTTGCTGCGCAAAGAGCCGGGGCACTTGGCGAAGTTACGAACGAAGCAGATGGTACCGGCGGTGGCGGACTTAAATCTGGCTGAGGTTAGTCGGGTTTTGTATCGTAAAAGAATGTAA
- the LOC128733476 gene encoding EKC/KEOPS complex subunit LAGE3, producing the protein MSNSSDITVNLRVPFPTNREAQIAYDVLRVDTEPKRSFIEKNIKLDGNQLLVEFRGQQAKNVRVGVNSFFESLLLCCETLQQFGPPVTESYNHY; encoded by the exons ATGTCCAATAGCAGTGATATAACAGT AAACCTTCGCGTACCTTTCCCGACCAATCGAGAAGCGCAAATAGCCTACGACGTATTGAGGGTAGATACCGAACCAAAGCGTAGTTTCATCgaaaaaaacatcaaacttgATGGTAATCAGTTGCTGGTTGAATTTCGCGGGCAGCAAGCTAAAAACGTCCGCGTCGGTGTAAACTCCTTTTTTGAATCGTTGCTACTCTGTTGTGAAACACTGCAGCAGTTCGGACCACCGGTAACGGAATCATATAACCACTATTAG